The DNA region GATGCGGTGTTCGGCGAAGGAGCGTTGGACCAGGCCGGCGGACGTCGGCGATCCGGACACCTCCCCTTCTCCCCAGATGCGAAGAAGGTGCTCGAGTTGGCGCTGCGGGAGGCCATCCGGCTGCACGTGAACCGGATCGACAGCGCGATGTTGCTCCTGGGTGTGCTGCGTTCGACGGGCTCGCCGGCCGAGTCGGTCCTTCGATCCGCGCTCGCTGAGTGCGGATCGAGCGTCGCTGACCTGCGAACGGCGCTGGAGAAGCCGGCGGCCGAAGCATCCTGAGTTCGGCCCCTGGGTCGGTCGCCGTCATTCATGGCAGGCTGGGCCCGTGCCCGATCTTCCCGTGCTGGATCCGGTCGAACAGCGAGTGCTCGGTGCGCTGCTGGAGAAGCAGCGGACGGTGCCGGACTCGTATCCCCTCTCGCTGAACGGCTTGCGGACGGCCTGCAATCAGTCCACCAGCCGCGATCCGGTAGTGGCCTACGACGAGGCCACGATCCTGGATGCACTCAACCGGCTGCGGGATCGCGAGCTGGTCCGGTTCGTGAAGCCGACCGGGTTGCGAGTCGTCAAATATCACCAACGCTTGGAGGAGCAGCTTGGACTCGACGCGCCGGCAGCGGCCTTGGTCTCGGTCTTGATGCTGCGCGGCGCGCAGACTGCCGGCGAGTTGCGGCCGCGTACCGAGCGACTCCATCCCTTTGCCGATCGGGAAGCGGTCGAGGGCTCGTTGCGCGCGCTGGCGGCCATGGATCCGCCCTTGGTGCATGAGCTGGAGCGACAGGCCGGGCAGCACGACCGCCGATGGATCCATCTGCTCGGCGCGGCGCAGGTCGCGGAGGCGGCTGCGCCGGCGACGGTCGTCGATCGAGAGGGTCTGCTTGCTGCTGGACCGCTGGCGCGAGATCGTACGGTTGCCGCCGAGTACGACCGGCTGGCTGAGGCGTACGCGATCGAGCTCGGCGACGACCTGTCAGGCAAGCCCTTCGACCGCTGGCTGCTGGCCGAGCTGGCCGGCAACGCCCCTGGTCAGGGGCTTGACGTGGGATGTGGTCCGGGCCAGGTGGCGGGCTATCTGGCCGAGCTGGACATGGAGGTGACCGGTCTAGATCTGTCCGCGGGGATGCTCGAGCAGGCCCGCGAGTTGCATCCGGATGTTCCCTTCGTCCAGGGCACGTTCATGGTGCCGCCGATGCCGCGAGGGAGCGATCCGCGTGATCCGGGTTGGGGTCTGGTGACCGGCTGGTATGTCTTCGTGCAGTTGGCGCAGTCCGAGATCTCGAAGGCTGTGGTCTCCTTGGCAAAGGTGCTGTGCCGAGGAGGCTATCTCGCACTGGCCAGCCATGTGGGCGACGAGGTGTTGCACCCGGGTGAGCTGTTCGGCGAGCCGACCGAGCTCGGCTTCGTGCTGCACGATCCGGAGGTGATCATCGCGGCTGCCGAGGCAGCCGGGCTGGTGGACATCGAGTGGTACATCCGCAGTCCGCTGCCGCACGAGGCGCCGACCCGTCGGCTGTATCTGCACGGTCGCCGCCCGTCATGAACCAGCATCGCCGATGCGCTCGCCGATGATCCCGCCGTGGCCACGCATCTGACTCGCGCTCAGATCGCCCGGCTGCTCGATCCGACCCAGCACACCCATCCGGGCCGGTCCGCTTCGGGGCCGGTATCGGCGGCGACTCCGGTCTGCTGCAGGTGAAACAGCCGATACTCGCCACTCGATGGTGGAAGTGCAACTCCGGCTTCATCGAGTGGCGACTAATCTGGCTGCTTCGACGCAGCCGAGGACCTGCTGCCCGTGTTTCACCGCCTACGACGTGATTTATCAGCCCCGGCTCGTGACCTGACTGGTGTGAGGTGGGTGTCAGCGGACTGGTCGGAGCACGTTTCTGTCAGCAGACCGGTGTGCCTCACCACAAGGAAGGACATACGTCAGGCCCTCATTGTCAGCGGACCCCGCCACCTTCCTGACGCACACCACTGTTGTCAGTGCACGCGCCTAGAGTCGGACCTGTTCCGCACAGTCAACCGAAGGGCAGGGCCCGATGGCAGAGATCGTCTTGTTCCATCACGTCTGCGGGCTCACTTCTGGTGTGCGAGCGCTGGCCGAGGACTGGCGTACGGCGGGTCAC from Microlunatus phosphovorus NM-1 includes:
- a CDS encoding Clp protease N-terminal domain-containing protein → MFERFTREARDVVVLAQEVAREVGARSVDARHVLLCLVESRGPARNGLESVGIAVAAFAERLRNEVAQGGLDAGALASVGIDLDAVRARADAVFGEGALDQAGGRRRSGHLPFSPDAKKVLELALREAIRLHVNRIDSAMLLLGVLRSTGSPAESVLRSALAECGSSVADLRTALEKPAAEAS
- a CDS encoding DUF480 domain-containing protein — protein: MPDLPVLDPVEQRVLGALLEKQRTVPDSYPLSLNGLRTACNQSTSRDPVVAYDEATILDALNRLRDRELVRFVKPTGLRVVKYHQRLEEQLGLDAPAAALVSVLMLRGAQTAGELRPRTERLHPFADREAVEGSLRALAAMDPPLVHELERQAGQHDRRWIHLLGAAQVAEAAAPATVVDREGLLAAGPLARDRTVAAEYDRLAEAYAIELGDDLSGKPFDRWLLAELAGNAPGQGLDVGCGPGQVAGYLAELDMEVTGLDLSAGMLEQARELHPDVPFVQGTFMVPPMPRGSDPRDPGWGLVTGWYVFVQLAQSEISKAVVSLAKVLCRGGYLALASHVGDEVLHPGELFGEPTELGFVLHDPEVIIAAAEAAGLVDIEWYIRSPLPHEAPTRRLYLHGRRPS